The segment GCTTCCGCCATATAGATCTGCTCGCACGAGATGAGGATAGATGGACCCTAGTCGCTCCCTATTTATATCGCGTCTGGCTCAGAAAGAAGTCGGCCGTCAGGGGATGCCTGACAGGAGCATTGTCCAAATCGCGCAAATTGCCGCAAAACACACCGCCTTTATGCAATATGAAATCCATTGCATTTTTATTTTATTTATTGACACCAATAACTACCAAGGCTTAGAATCGAGGGACTTTTCTGGCTAACGCGCAATTATCTGTCGTAATACGTTATCTCATAACGCTTTCTCTTCCTTTGACGAGGCCCATGAAAACATCTAGACATTCTGGTTTTACGCTCGTAGAGCTGCTGGTGGTGATCGCCATCATCGGTGTGCTCATCGCGCTGTTGCTCCCCGCCGTTCAGCAAGCTCGCGAAGCGGCACGTCGCATGACCTGCTCCAACCACATCAAACAACTTGGGTTGGCGCTCCATAATTACCACGACACCAATCGGGTTTTCCCCCCCGGCACTTTCGCCGCGCAACTGAACTCCTCGCTGGGGAGCAACCCTGGCTCGATGTCGTGGATGCCGACGATCCTGCCGTTCATCGAACAGGGACCGTTGTCGGATCAACTCACTCCGTACATGAAGACGCGTAACTCGGCCTCGTTCCCGACCGCGCTCATGAACACGGTGATCGAAACTCTCGAGTGCCCTTCCGATCCGAACCGGGGTCAAACCGGCGAAGTGCATAACCCGAGCAACACCGATCCGCCGCCGGACTATGACGACGGCTTCCACGGCAACTACTTGCTGTGTCATGGCGCTGAAGAAGTCACCGTTGCGAACAGCAAAAACACCAGCGGGATGTTCTATTACCTGTCGAAGACGACCTTCGCCAGCGCGACTGACGGCACTTCGAATACGGTCTTCGCCGCCGAGATCCTGTTGGTTCCCTCCAACGTCGCCGGTAAACGTGATTGGCGCGGACGCTATTATCGTTCGGATCACTTGAGCAGCATCGTCAGCACGCTGCTGCCGCCGAACACGACCGCCTCCGACAAATGCCGCACGTGCGAAGGCTCTCCGGCTAGTCCGCTCTGGGCGCCCTGCACGGCCAGCACCGATCCTCAGGTCATTTACGCTCGCAGCCAGCATCCGGGCGGCGCAATGACGATGTTCGGCGACGCCAGCGTGCAATTCATTCCAGAGACGATCGACACCGTCACCTGGAATCGACTCGGCACCCGCGCGGGCGGCGAAGTCACCGGCGATTACTAATGCTCGTAGAACCGAACTCGAAGAAATTCCAAGCGACTTTTATTTAGCGAGCGTTTCGTCATGAAAGCAACCTATTCGCCAGGCTGGGGCGTCGTCGTCGGCCTGTTTGCGATCTGCCTGCTCGGCTGCGGCGAAGCGCCGCCGAATATGGCCTCCGGCGTCGTCACGATGAATGGGACGCCGATCGAAAAGGGTGAAATCATGTTCCACCCGACCGATAGCAAAGGTACGGTCGCCGCCGGACCGATCGTCAATGGGGAGTTCTCGATCGAGTGCGCCCCCGGAGAAAAGAAGGTCACGATCACGGCGACCAAAGAGCAGGGGCTCGCTCCCGACGGCTTGCCCAACCACGTGTCGTACATCCCGAAGAAGTACAACACCGAAACGACCCTCACCGCCAAGGTGGAAGAGGGGGGCGAAAACAAGTTCACGTTCGACTTGAAATAAGCGGGCGCGACCAGCAGATATCTCTCTCCAGGGCGGAGCTCGGTTTGCCGAGCTCCGCTTTTTTCTGCGCCGTTAGTCGCGAACCAGCTCGCAGACGCCCCAAGTGCTGGGATCTTCGTCAAACGGGAACTGCGTACCGACGCTGAAGTTCTGCCAGCCCAGCTCGCGATCCATCACCGCGTAGTAGAACCCGATCCGATCGTATTCGCTGGGGTCGTATCCGGTCAGCGCCGTCGCCGGAACGCAGCACTCAAGGAAGTAGCCGTCCGCTTTCATTAGGCTGCGGATCCGCAGTTCGCCGGGACGGATCGGCTTGGCGTTTTCGCGGGCTCGATTGATCAACAACTGATCGGCGGCCGGTTCGCGCAGCGAATGCCCGCCGCCGGTCGGCAAGAAGACGTACCGATGACAGAACTTGGTCGCCCGGTGGACGTTGTTGGTCGCCCGGGTGTCGATCCAGATCTGCAGACCGTCGCTTTCGACGGCGCGACTTTCGCGACACCAGGCGGCTTGCCGCTTGCCGGTGACGTCGACCGAAAATGCGATTCCCCGCTCGTTCCACGCCGCTCGAATGTCGGCGTACTGGCGTCGTCCCTCGAGATGCCCAAACGACTGCAGCCGATATTCTTCGCCGAACGCCAACGACTTATCGCTCCAGATTTTCTCGCGATAGCGAAGCGGCACCGAAAAGCGAAACAGGAAAGGGGGAGATAAAACGGTCGACATGCGTTTTGGTCGTGGAACAGGAAATTCGGAAACCTTCGTTCTACCGGCCGATGGCCTGCGCGAGAACACCCCCAAAGGCGGAGTTATCCGTCTTCTTGCTGAGCATGGGGGCGACGAAACTCGCCTGCACGCTTGTCCGACGACTGTGATCGTTTTGACAGATTCCCTCGTTTCGCCCTGGGATACTGAAGGTTATGGGGGTTTGGCGCTTCGCGTCCCCCAAGGCCCAGCGAATCTCGCGGGGGGCGGCGGAAAACTTGTAACCGCATTTCCCCCGGGTAGAATCAGAAGGATTGCGAGCCGATATGGCTCGTACCTGCCTATCCCAAGTCACCCCTTTTCGCCAGCGTCGACAGTTGCGGCGTGCGGCCATTCCTTTGGAGGATATTGCGATGATGCGAGTCTTGTTCAGCGGCGGAGTCTTTGCCGCGGTCTTCGCCCTGGCTTCGATTGCCTCGGCGTCCGACACGTTGCTCGAAGGCGAAGTCCAATCGCTCAGCGGCGACAAAGTCGATCTCTCGAAATACAAAGGCAAAGTCGTGTTGGTCGTCAACGTCGCCAGCAAGTGCGGTAAGACCCCGCAGTACAAACCGCTGCAAGCGCTGTACGAAAAGTATCACGACCAAGGTTTGGAAGTGGTCGGCTTTCCTTGCAATCAGTTCGGCGGACAAGAGCCGGGCAGCCCGCTGCAGATTCGTGAGTTCTGCACCGAAAAGTACAACGTCACCTTCGACATGATGGACAAGATCGACGTCAACGGTCCGGAGACCGCCGAGATCTACAAAAAGCTGAAGAGCTTCCCCCGCGATCCGGGCGACGTGAAATGGAACTTTGAAAAGTTCCTGATCAACCGCGACGGCGAAGTGGTCGCTCGCTTCCGCACCAAGGTCGAACCCGATTCGGCCGACGTCGTGAAGTCGATCGAAACGGAACTGAAGAAAGACTAACCGTTGCGCGAAATGCGTAAGAGTCATCTTGTTCGCCGTGCGCCCGTCGCACGGCGACTTTTTTTATGGGCGCCAACAACAAGAAAAAAGAAACCGCGTCGTCAGCAGGTTCGACGCGGTTTCGCTCGAATGAGGGGCAGCACATCCGAGTTGTTAGTGATTTAGAGTATGAAACGACGATCCGCAACTGTCGGCGCAGCAATTGCCCCGTTTTGACCCGAAAAAACCGGGTTATTTTTTTCCGTTGTCCACCTGCGAGCGTTTAAACGCTTGTTACGGTTTCCGACGTGCGCGTTTTACGCGACTGCCTACGCAATTACTTTAGGCGCCGTACTGGTGAATCAGTTCAGGATGAGACAATCCTTCGTTGACGGCGAAGATCAACAATTCGTTGAGCGACCGCAGCGCCAACTTCTCCTTCAAGTCGCCGACCTCCTTGTTCACGGTCCGTTCGCTCAAGTCGAGCGTTAGCGCGATTTCCAATTGCGTCTTACCAGCGGCTAACTCGCGGAGGACCGAGATCTCACGATGCGTCAGCGTGGCGATCCGCGACATCGGCTGCCCCGCTTGAAGCTCGATCAAGCGTTGAGCCAGCTCGGGCGAGAAGTAAGTATTGCCGGCGGCGACATGGCGAATCGCCAGGGCGACGTTGCGAATCGATTCGGAGTGCTTGGAAACGACGCCGGCCGCTCCGCTGGCGATGCAACGATCCAAGTACTGGTCGCGCGGAAACGCCGTGTAAAAGAGAACCTGGCAAGTCCCATTCAGCGTCTGTTGGATTTCGCGGCAAGCGAGGAACGGATCGGCCCCCGGCATGTGGATGTCCATCAAGACGACGTCGGGCCGCTGTTCGCGCACCAAGAGGACGCCGGCCTGGGCATGATTGGTCTGACCGACAATTTCGATATCTTCGTCCAATTCCAACACGCGCCCTACACAGCGCATAATCGCTTCATCGTCATCTACGATTACGACCCGGGGCCCGCGCAGTTGCGTACGCTGTTTCGCCAGATCCGCATTCATATCCCGCCCCTAGACTCTTTCCGAAGACAACTGCCCCAACTCGCTCGTCGCGAAAACGACCAAGCGACGCTTCTAAGCAACAGTAGGACGGATTCGCAACGGCGAATTCGCTTTGCGGCGAAACGCATTCGCCCCGTAGCGGCTGTTACGGTTTGATCGTAATGAAGAAAACGATTACGCCGCTCTGATGCGGGAAAGTCCATGCATTTGGCGGACAATACAGTTTTCCCCGTAGCTGCAAATTGACTGTACGTCGCCGTGAACTAAGTAAATAGAGTCAACTTCGCGTCCACGTGAGACGCGCTGGACGCACTCTCCAGAACTGCACTCGGAAGATCGCATGAGCGTCTTTACCATCGACATCCTATTGAGCATCGGCTGCACGGCCATTGGATTGGCGTGCGGATGGTTCCTATTTGGCAATCATCCGTTGTCGCCGATTCGACAGTTGGCCAGTTCGGTAGATTCGCTCCTCAACCACTTGCGTGAGCAGCGTGAAGCGAAGTCGGCGCAGCAGCCAGTCGCTCCGATCGCCATCCCCGCGCTCGAAAGCGTATCGGTCGAAGCGAAGCCCGAGACCGGCGACGACGCGATCGCGAATATCACGCAGAAGGAACTGCGCAAACTGCTCGAACAAGTTCACGAACTGACCGAATCGGTTCGCAGCGACGTCGGCGAACATACCGATCGCATGGCCCGCATCAACGAAGGACTCGCTGCTCGTTCGACCGACGCCAACTCGGTGACCGACGCCATCTCGCAGCTGATCGACGCCAACAAGTCGCTGGGCGATCGTTTGAACCAGGCCGAGATGCGCCTGCTCGAACAATCCCAAATCATTCAATCGCAAACGGTCGAAGCGCGAACCGACGCGCTGACCGGGCTCCCCAACCGCCGCGTCTTCGATCACGAGATGTCGCGCCGGATGCAGGAATTCCAACGATCGCGCCGTCCTACGTCGCTGATCATGCTCGACATCGATCATTTCAAGAAATTCAACGACACCTACGGCCACATAGCTGGGGACGAAGTGCTGAAGCATGCGGCTCGCACCTTGGAACGGGTCGCTTCGACGATCGGCGGCGCCGCGATCCGATTCGGCGGCGAAGAATTCGCAATGATCCTGCCGGGCTCCAACATTTTTGACTCGCAGATCGCCGCCGCTCGCGTCGTTCGCGCCATCGCTTCCATGGAAATCGTCTTCGAAGGCAAACTGCTGCAGGTGACGACCAGCGTCGGCGTGGCCGAGTTCGGCCGTAGCGACGACGAAGCGAACTTGCTTAAACGAGCCGACTCGGCGCTGTACGCCGCCAAGAATGCCGGCCGCAATCGCGCTTATTGGAACGACGGCGAGAAGTCGCGGCCGGTCCTGAGCGAGACGCAACGCGCCGACGAAGCCCCGGTCGAAACTCCGCCGGCCGAAGAGAAGCGAGCGTTCGTGTCGCAAGCCGAAGAGTTCCGCGGCGACATTCACCGCCGCTTGCACCAATTCAAACGAGACTCGCTGCCGATCTCGCTGATCCTGTTGGGCGTCGACCGTTACGACGACTTCGTCGCCAACAACGGCAAAGGCGTCGTTAAAGCGTTCAACGATACGCTGGAACGAATGCTGATCGCCGCGATGCGAGACATGGACCACGTCGGTCGCATCGCCGAAGGTCGCTACGGCATCCTTCTGCCGTCGGCCAGCATCAACCGCGCGGCCGCCGTCTCGGATCGGTTACGGAAAGCGGTCGAACGATTCAAGATTCGCAAGGACGACGACGTTCGCCAATTCACCATCTCGTGCGGCGTGACCGAAGCGCTCTCGGGAGACGGCTTGGATCACCTCTTCCTGCGTGCCGAAGCGGCGCTAGGCAAAGCCATCGAAGCGCAAGGCAATCGCGTCGCGCTTTGCGGCAGCGAAATGGAGATCGACTCTCCGATCTTGATTCGCACTTCGCCAGCCGCCGAACGCAGCGAACCGAACACGGCGCCGGCGTCCCGCTAGTCCCGAGAGAACGCAAGAGCGAACACGCTAGCGAAAGTCGCATGCAGCACGCGTGCGACTTCTTTTTTTCTTGAGCGAAAATCGCCCTTGACCCGATTTCTGAGATGGAATATCTTGCCGCCTCACGACGCGAGAGGCAGTCGAATAATGTTCCGCGAACAGCCTTCGACGGCAGCTCGCCGCGCTTGAAAAGATAGAGTCCTGCACCGGAATACTACCTGGTAGTTTTCTGCGGATCGCAAGTCGAACTATCTGCACGGATGCGGATGGCGAGATTTGAAATCGGCTCAACGCGTGTAGCTTGTGAATAAAGACCCGCAACTTGGCCGCGTCAAGGATGACGCCGGCCCAGTAGCATCCAATCGCTCCCGGAAGAGCAACGGATCCTAAGCCCCCCTGGGATACCGAGACTTTCCGGGGGCCTTTTTTTTTGCGCTCGCCGTAAGTTTCTTTGCGCCACGGTCGGGCAGCAGATTCTCTTGAGCCCCGCTCCCTGCGCGAACATAATGGGGCGTGCCCTATCGGCGACGTCCCTTCTCCACCATCACGATTCGCCGTCCCTATGTTTGACCTCTCCAGCTATCGACAGCGACGCTGGTTGCTAGCGGTCCTTCTCCTAATTTTTTTCTCCGCCGCTGCGCTGCCGGCGCGAGAATGGAAATCGGGCGAAGGACAACTTCTGGCCGACGGAAAATTGCTTGCGGCCGACTCTCAGCAGATCACGCTCAAGTTGAAGGATCAGAGCGTGACTGCAATTCCGCTCGCGTCGCTTTCGCGAGCCGATCGTGAGTTCGTCGATGCGACGCTCGCCAAGTCCGATGCGATGCGGGCCGCTTTCTACAACCAGACCCACCCGCTCGTGCAAAACGTCGAGCGTCCCGTGACGCCTCCTAACGGCAAGTGGCGTTCGGCCGTCGACCCGCCGCAGGTGCAATTCGCCATCCCGGCTGGCGTCAAGATTCCGTTCACGGTTGATCCCAACGACGGTCATCCCGATTCGGACGAAACCTTCATCTTTCCGACGGGGCCAAGTCCGTTCCTCTTTCACGCGCCGACCCGGACCGTCTGCGACTTGCGCAGCGGCTCGACTCAAATGCTCAGAAAGGCGCCGGCTCAATTCTCCGCTTCCGCGATTTCGCCCGACGGCAAACTGCTCGCCCTGTTGTTCACCCGCGCCGTCGGCGCGCAAGAGATCTGCGTCGTCTTGTGGGACATCGCCGCCGATTCGCTGGTCCGCACCATCACGCTGCCGACTCTCGACGATGATGATCCCCGCATCGATCTGTTCGCCTTCGCTGGCGCCGATCGCATCGTGGTGAAAGAATTCTCAGCGCAATTCATCCTGAACATCACGGTTAGCGACGGCGCCCTAAAGCGCCTCCCGTGCGATCGCGACTCCGCGACCCGCGGCGGTTTCGCCCTCAGCCCCGGCGGGCAGTTTCTCTTCTTCTATCCTGACGTCGGCCAGTCCGATCGCGTCTTGGTTTACGATCTGATCACTGGCAAGCCGCACGGACACCTTCTGATTCCGGCACATCCCCTCGGCCCGGAAGAACGGACGATCTCCCACATCAACATGGAGTCCGGGGTGAATGAATATCGCCGCGTTCGGCTCTGGATCGAACAGGCCGACGGAATGTCAGTTTCTTCCAGTGGTCGCTACTTATTCTTTTTCTACTCTCGCCATTATCAAGGGGAGATCGTTTGTTACGACCTGGATCGAGGCGGGATCGTCGCCCATCACGTACTGAAAGATGAGTTGGAACCCCGTACGACCTCTTGGTGCGGCGACGACTTTGGCTGCCTGGTCGACGGCGAAACGCTTGTCGCTCGCAAGACGTGTGAGGTCTGCTTTGAACGCCGGCAACTTGACGGCGAAGCGAATCGTACCGCCCGCTTCGTCGATACCGACAAACTGTTCTACGCCGATCGGCAGGCGATCCACATCGTTCGGATGAGCCAGTGGGATATCGACAAAGGAATCTACAACCACATCGCCGGCGCTACCGATCGCGACGAGGGACTACCGCTTTTAACCGCCGTCCCAAACCCGGCGCCCCCGACCGCTTGGCGCGTCCCAGGGAACCAGCCGCTGACGGTTGCGCCGTCCACAACCTCGGCGCCGCCGCAATCGGCCGCCTTCGCGCCCAACTCCTCCAAGCTTCGTATCAGCGAATCGTATGCGAACGACGCGGGACGAATCGTCGGCAGCGACGAAGGGTATGGGGCGGCCAGCTTCGACATGGCGACCGGCCGCATGGCCCGCTACGTTCCGCCGGAGTCGACGCGCTCGATTGCTCGGGACGTTTCGGTCAGCGGCCGCTATGCGCTCCTGACGCTGGACTACGACTCGAAACTGCGTCTCGACGTTTTCGCGGCCGAGACGATGGAACCCTACGCGTCGCTCCGCATGAGTCGCTCTCGCACCGATCAGGCCAAAGAGGTCATCTGGGGCGGACTGGTCGACGATCAACATCTTGCGGCGGTCACCCAAGATGGCGTCCTCACCTGCTGGACGCTGCCGACTTGCCATCAGGTTTACAGCGTGCAACTGCCGCTCGTTCCGACCGGCGCCTTTTTCAGTCCGCAGCGAGATCGGATCTTGCTCGCCGGCGGCGCCAACGATGGGATCGCGATCGTCGACTCGGCCAGCGGCGAAGCGATCGGGCGTCTGCACGACATTTCGTTGTCGAGCATCTTCGGCGAACTGAAAACCGGCGCGTTCTCCTCCGACGGCAAGACGTTGTCGGTCGCCTACGACATCGGCCCCGGCAATCGTTTGATCTCCATTTGGAGCCTGGAAACCGGCCTGCCGATCAAGCATGTCAAAAGCGACTTGCTCGTCGAACGGCTCGTCTATGCTGATGGCGACCAGTTGATGGCGATCGTCGGCAAGTCGCCGCAGTCGGCGGTGCGGTTTCTCAACGGTTCGCTCGGCGCTCCGGAAACGATTCAACCTTCCATCTCTGGTCGCACTCAACCAGAACTGATCGTCGTCGGCAGCAAGATCTGGTTTCTCGATGGAGATCGTCTCTTCTCCTTGCGAATTCCAGCCAACGCCGCCGGCGCGGCGCCAGGAGGATCGCAATGACGCGGTATTTTCTGCTGATCGCGACGGTCTGCGGTCTGATCTTAGGCGGCGAATCGCAGGCTCGCGCCGAGTCGCATCACTGGGACTCGGTCGACGGCAAGTTTTCGATCGACGGCGAACTACTACGCGTCGAGAAGATCGAGTGTGTGATTCGCACCGACGACGGGCGCGAAATCCGTGTTGGTTTCGGTCAGCTCAGCTTGACCGATCTGGCGTACGCGGCCGATTGGCAAAACGGTACCCTCCCCAAGCCGAAGACGCCAACTCAACCGACGACGCCGGCTCCTTCCGCAACGCCTCCCATCGAGTTTACGCCGCCCCGCGTTCCCACTCGTTCGATGAAACCAACGATACCGTCGCCAGAATCTCCTGCCGCAGTTCCGCCTCCGACGCCACAACCGGAACCGGACGCGACGTCTAGCGCGCCAACAGATAGATCAGCATCCCGCCGCCGACCGCAAAGCACCACCACGCAAAATAGTGCAGGCGTTTCTTCTCCAGCACGCGGATAAGCAGCGCGATCGAAACGTAGCCGATCACCGCCGCGATCAACGCCCCGCCCAGCAACTCGCCGAGCGAAAGCTGCGGACCTGCTTCCACATCGCGGACGCGCTGAATCACTTCCCACGTCACCGCCCCCAGAATCGCCGGCAGCGCGAGCAGGAACGAAAAGGTCGCCGCTTGTTGCGGCTTCAAGTCGGTTGTCAGGCCTGCGGCGATCGTCGTGCCGCTACGTGAAATGCCTGGCAAGATCGCCACCGCTTGCGCGACGCCGATCCCCAACGCCTGCAGCCAGGGGAGTTTACGGTAATCCGCGTCGCCGCCGGTTTGGCGACTAGTCCATAAGAGCATCCCCCCAGTTGCTAGCAAGCAAACGGCTGCGACGAGCGGACTCTCGAGCATCTGATCCAAGTCAGTCGCTTTCAGAATCAGCGCCGCGGCGACGGCCGGCAACGTCCCCAAAACCAACAACCCCACCACGCGACGGTCTTCGGTTAGGAGCCGCAGGATCTCGCGCCAGTAGTACGCGATGATCGACGCGAATGTCCCTAAGTGAAGAAATATGTTCAGTTCGACCACGTC is part of the Blastopirellula sediminis genome and harbors:
- a CDS encoding DUF1559 domain-containing protein, whose protein sequence is MKTSRHSGFTLVELLVVIAIIGVLIALLLPAVQQAREAARRMTCSNHIKQLGLALHNYHDTNRVFPPGTFAAQLNSSLGSNPGSMSWMPTILPFIEQGPLSDQLTPYMKTRNSASFPTALMNTVIETLECPSDPNRGQTGEVHNPSNTDPPPDYDDGFHGNYLLCHGAEEVTVANSKNTSGMFYYLSKTTFASATDGTSNTVFAAEILLVPSNVAGKRDWRGRYYRSDHLSSIVSTLLPPNTTASDKCRTCEGSPASPLWAPCTASTDPQVIYARSQHPGGAMTMFGDASVQFIPETIDTVTWNRLGTRAGGEVTGDY
- a CDS encoding sugar-binding protein translates to MSTVLSPPFLFRFSVPLRYREKIWSDKSLAFGEEYRLQSFGHLEGRRQYADIRAAWNERGIAFSVDVTGKRQAAWCRESRAVESDGLQIWIDTRATNNVHRATKFCHRYVFLPTGGGHSLREPAADQLLINRARENAKPIRPGELRIRSLMKADGYFLECCVPATALTGYDPSEYDRIGFYYAVMDRELGWQNFSVGTQFPFDEDPSTWGVCELVRD
- a CDS encoding glutathione peroxidase, with amino-acid sequence MMRVLFSGGVFAAVFALASIASASDTLLEGEVQSLSGDKVDLSKYKGKVVLVVNVASKCGKTPQYKPLQALYEKYHDQGLEVVGFPCNQFGGQEPGSPLQIREFCTEKYNVTFDMMDKIDVNGPETAEIYKKLKSFPRDPGDVKWNFEKFLINRDGEVVARFRTKVEPDSADVVKSIETELKKD
- a CDS encoding response regulator transcription factor yields the protein MNADLAKQRTQLRGPRVVIVDDDEAIMRCVGRVLELDEDIEIVGQTNHAQAGVLLVREQRPDVVLMDIHMPGADPFLACREIQQTLNGTCQVLFYTAFPRDQYLDRCIASGAAGVVSKHSESIRNVALAIRHVAAGNTYFSPELAQRLIELQAGQPMSRIATLTHREISVLRELAAGKTQLEIALTLDLSERTVNKEVGDLKEKLALRSLNELLIFAVNEGLSHPELIHQYGA
- a CDS encoding GGDEF domain-containing protein, with protein sequence MSVFTIDILLSIGCTAIGLACGWFLFGNHPLSPIRQLASSVDSLLNHLREQREAKSAQQPVAPIAIPALESVSVEAKPETGDDAIANITQKELRKLLEQVHELTESVRSDVGEHTDRMARINEGLAARSTDANSVTDAISQLIDANKSLGDRLNQAEMRLLEQSQIIQSQTVEARTDALTGLPNRRVFDHEMSRRMQEFQRSRRPTSLIMLDIDHFKKFNDTYGHIAGDEVLKHAARTLERVASTIGGAAIRFGGEEFAMILPGSNIFDSQIAAARVVRAIASMEIVFEGKLLQVTTSVGVAEFGRSDDEANLLKRADSALYAAKNAGRNRAYWNDGEKSRPVLSETQRADEAPVETPPAEEKRAFVSQAEEFRGDIHRRLHQFKRDSLPISLILLGVDRYDDFVANNGKGVVKAFNDTLERMLIAAMRDMDHVGRIAEGRYGILLPSASINRAAAVSDRLRKAVERFKIRKDDDVRQFTISCGVTEALSGDGLDHLFLRAEAALGKAIEAQGNRVALCGSEMEIDSPILIRTSPAAERSEPNTAPASR
- a CDS encoding undecaprenyl-diphosphate phosphatase, producing MHTSFWQIVALAIVQGIAEFLPISSSGHVVILATLLGVTPEQFDVVELNIFLHLGTFASIIAYYWREILRLLTEDRRVVGLLVLGTLPAVAAALILKATDLDQMLESPLVAAVCLLATGGMLLWTSRQTGGDADYRKLPWLQALGIGVAQAVAILPGISRSGTTIAAGLTTDLKPQQAATFSFLLALPAILGAVTWEVIQRVRDVEAGPQLSLGELLGGALIAAVIGYVSIALLIRVLEKKRLHYFAWWCFAVGGGMLIYLLAR